In Lepisosteus oculatus isolate fLepOcu1 chromosome 15, fLepOcu1.hap2, whole genome shotgun sequence, one genomic interval encodes:
- the cul4a gene encoding cullin-4A isoform X2 — protein MNKCWQDHCRQMIMIRSIFLFLDRTYVLQNSILPSIWDMGLELFRTHIVSDRLVQSRTADGILELVERERGGEAVDRSLLRSLLGMLSDLQVYKDSFEQKFLKETNRLYAAEGQRLMQEREVPEYLHHVKRRLEEENDRVITYLDQSTQKQLISTVEKQLLGEHLTAILQKGLDSLLNENRIGELTLLYQLYGKVKGGLPALLQHWKEFIKNFGVTIVATPEKDKDMVQDLLDFKDKIDRITESCFQKNESFVNSMKESFETFINKRPNKPAELIAKYVDSKLRAGNKEATEEELERILDKIMIIFRFIHGKDVFEAFYKKDLAKRLLVGKSASVDAEKSMLSKLKHECGAAFTSKLEGMFKDMELSKDIMIQFKQYMQNQSDPGNIELTVNILTMGYWPTYTPMEVHLPAEMVKLQEVFKTFYLGKHSGRKLQWQPTLGHAVLKSEFKEGKKEVQVSLFQTLVLLMFNEGDEFTLEDIRSATGIEDSELRRTLQSLACGKARVLLKDPKGKDVEDGDRFLFNGDFKHKLFRIKINQIQMKETVEEQVSTTERVFQDRQYQIDAAIVRIMKMRKTLSHTLLVSELYNQLKFPVKPGDLKKRIESLIDRDYMERDKDTPNQYHYVA, from the exons aTGAATAAATGTTGGCAGGATCACTGTAGGCAAATG ATCATGATAAGgagcattttcttgtttttggatCGAACATATGTGCTGCAGAACTCCATTTTACCATCCATTTG GGACATGGGGCTGGAGCTCTTCAGGACCCACATCGTCAGCGACCGGCTGGTCCAGAGCCGGACGGCGGACGGCATCCTGGAGCTGGTGGAGCGGGAGCGCGGCGGCGAGGCCGTGGACAGGAGCCTGCTGCGCAGCCTGCTGGGCATGCTGTCGGACCTGCAG GTGTACAAGGATTCGTTTGAGCAGAAATTCCTGAAGGAAACAAATCGTTTGTACGCAGCAGAGGGCCAAAGATTAATGCAGGAGAGAGAG GTGCCGGAGTATCTGCACCACGTCAAGAGGCGCCTGGAGGAAGAGAACGACCGAGTGATTACATACCTGGATCAGAGCACACA gaaGCAGCTCATTTCTACTGTGGAGAAGCAGCTGCTTGGTGAACATTTGACAgccattttacagaaag GTCTGGACAGCCTGCTGAATGAGAACAGGATCGGCGAGCTCACCCTGCTCTATCAGCTCTACGGCAAGGTGAAGGGGGGCCTCCCTGCGCTGCTGCAGCACTGGAAGGAGTTCATCAAG AACTTTGGGGTTACCATTGTGGCCACCCCGGAGAAGGACAAGGACATGGTGCAGGACCTGCTGGACTTCAAAGACAAGATCGACCGCATCACCGAGAGCTGCTTCCAGAAGAACGAGTCCTTCGTCAATTCCATGAAGGAGTCCTTTGAGACCTTCATCAACAAGAGGCCCAACAAGCCTGCGGAGCTCATAG CCAAGTATGTGGATTCGAAGCTGCGCGCTGGGAATAAGGAAGCGACGGAGGAGGAGCTCGAGAGAATCCTGGATAAAATCATGATCATCTTCAGGTTCATTCACG GAAAAGATGTGTTCGAGGCGTTTTACAAGAAGGACCTTGCGAAACGCCTGCTGGTGGGAAAGAGCGCTTCAGTAGATGCTGAGAAATCCATGCTGTCCAAGTTGAAACATG AATGTGGGGCGGCCTTCACCAGCAAGCTGGAGGGGATGTTCAAGGACATGGagctgtccaaagacataatgaTCCAGTTCAAACAG tacatGCAAAACCAGAGTGACCCGGGCAACATCGAGCTCACCGTGAACATTCTCACGATGGGCTACTGGCCGACGTACACCCCCATGGAGGTGCATCTTCCTGCGGAG ATGGTGAAGCTCCAGGAGGTGTTCAAGACGTTCTACCTGGGGAAGCACAGCGGCCGCAAGCTGCAGTGGCAGCCCACCCTTGGCCACGCCGTCCTCAAGTCGGAGTTTAAGGAG GGGAAGAAGGAGGTGCAGGTTTCACTGTTCCAGACACTGGTCCTGCTCATGTTCAACGAAGGGGATGAGTTCACTCTGGAAGACATCAGATCTGCCACTGGAATAG AGGACAGCGAGTTGCGGAGGACGCTGCAGTCTCTGGCCTGTGGGAAAGCCCGGGTGCTCCTCAAAGACCCCAAGGGCAAAGACGTGGAGGACGGAGACAGGTTCCTTTTCAACGGCGACTTCAAGCACAAGCTGTTCAGGATAAAGATCAACCAGATCCAGATGAAGGAGACC GTGGAGGAGCAAGTGAGCACCACCGAGCGCGTGTTCCAGGACAGGCAGTACCAGATCGACGCCGCCATCGTCCGCATCATGAAGATGAGGAAGACGCTGAGCCACACCCTGCTGGTGTCGGAGCTCTACAACCAGCTCAAGTTCCCGGTCAAG CCTGGAGACCTGAAGAAGAGGATCGAGTCTCTCATCGACCGGGACTACATGGAGAGGGATAAGGACACTCCCAACCAGTACCACTACGTGGCGTAA
- the lamp1a gene encoding lysosome-associated membrane glycoprotein 1a translates to MAQRSGKRAFLAGMALLALLGCLRPVHAVVLEVKEGNVSCIIADLSANFSVLYSLSSGTGTAQLVLPSSAEVDKGSRCGNASLSPLLVASFGNGHSLSLGFFRNETKYGVGTLNVTFNLNDNATFPDAKSKDPLNASSSSTGILAQLNTTYRCMSTSRVVMDGVNVTFTNMRVEAYVKANNLSKEETVCAADASATTTSAPKTTPVTTTPVTTTPVPTMAPGNPLPGNYNVTNQNGTCLLAAMGLQLNFTYFSAVRNKTVQDIVNLQPNVTKSSGSCEASSATLILMYERTNLTFTFTLNSTVKKYHLSALGVDASLPDMTAPFSASNATLDVLRGTLGKSYMCNSKQTLVVSDRFSVNTFRLQVQPFGVSNNQFGAAEECQLDEDNMLIPIIVGAALAGLVLIVLIAYLIGRKRSHAGYQTI, encoded by the exons ATGGCCCAGCGCTCCGGCAAACGCGCTTTCCTCGCCGGGATGGCTCTGCTGGCTCTGCTGG GTTGCCTGCGCCCGGTGCACGCTGTGGTCCTGGAGGTGAAAGAAGGGAACGTGTCCTGTATCATAGCTGACCTCTCGGCTAACTTCTCCGTTCTGTACAGCCTTAGCAGTGGCACG ggcacAGCGCAGTTGGTCCTGCCCAGCTCAGCAGAAGTGGACAAGGGCAGCAGATGTGGGAATGCTTCCCTGTCCCCCTTACTGGTAGCCAGCTTTGGAAATGGGCACTCTCTCAGCCTGGGCTTTTTTAGGAATGAGACCAAGTATGGCGTGGGCACCCTGAACGTTACCTTCAACCTCAATGACAACGCGACCTTTCCTGACGCAAAGAGCAAAG ATCCACTGAACGCGTCAAGCAGCTCCACTGGTATCCTGGCTCAGCTGAACACGACCTACAGATGTATGAGCACGTCGCGGGTGGTCATGGACGGTGTCAACGTGACATTCACGAACATGAGGGTGGAAGCTTACGTAAAAGCCAATAACCTCAGCAAAGAAG aaACTGTTTGCGCAGCAGATGCCAGCGCTACCACAACGTCAGCCCCTAAAACGACGCCCGTCACAACCACGCCCGTCACAACCACGCCAGTCCCAACCATGGCCCCCGGCAACCCTTTACCAGGCAACTACAACGTGACCAATCAGAACGGCACCTGCCTTCTGGCTGCAATGGGCCTGCAGCTGAACTTCACCTACTTCTCTGCTGTGCGCAACAAG ACTGTGCAGGACATCGTGAACCTCCAGCCCAACGTCACCAAAAGCTCTGGCTCCTGCGAGGCCAGTTCTGCCACCCTGATTCTGATGTACGAGAGAACCAACCTGACCTTCACCTTCACACTG aattCTACAGTAAAGAAATACCACCTCAGTGCCCTCGGTGTCGATGCGTCCTTGCCGGACATGACTG CCCCCTTCAGCGCGAGCAACGCCACCCTGGATGTCCTAAGAGGCACCCTGGGGAAGTCCTACATGTGCAACTCGAAGCAGACCTTGGTGGTTTCTGACCGGTTCTCCGTCAATACCTTCCGGCTTCAGGTCCAGCCCTTCGGGGTCAGCAACAACCAGTTTGGGGCAG CGGAAGAGTGCCAGCTGGATGAAGACAATATGCTCATACCTATAATAGTGGGTGCTGCGCTGGCTGGACTTGTGCTGATTGTCCTAATTGCATATTTGATTGGAAGGAAGAGGAGTCATGCTGGGTATCAAACCATCTAA